The Aedes albopictus strain Foshan chromosome 1, AalbF5, whole genome shotgun sequence genomic interval tgaaattttctcaggatttctttcaaaagttaAACCAGAAGCTCCTCaattttttttacaggaattctgacGGAAATTTCCCAGATTttccaaaagattcctccaggaattttccatggatttccgaTAGCAAATGctctcttctagaaatttccccagcaatcccttcagaaatttccaaaggattttcaattgggattttcacaatttttattTCGGAAACGGAAAAagctcctccaagatttttttaagcaatcctgtCAAAATTTTCCTCAGGAAATGCTTTAATGTATTCTCAAGAgatcctttcaagaatttctgtaaaaaaaaaacattttttcatagattaccaaaagaaattctttaaggaagttTCTCAAAACGCCTagaaagattccttcaataatttcaaaaaaaaaacaaaaactccaggaattttcccttaAATTCCTTCCCTAGCAATCTCGCCagaatttccattaggaatttcagtaggaattctgTCAGCATTaactctggatttttttccagggtaattcccaggaatttctctaggaattgacccAGAAACACCTTCttgaattctccaaagattcttctagaaattttcccaggatttattcaaaagttgAACAAGCTCCTCAAaatttcttttcaggaattctgacgatagtttcccaaaaattccttcaagatattCACAAagattccagaaatttcccaaggatttccgATAACAATTGCCCTCTTattgaaatttcccaggaatccgttcaggaattcccaaaggattttcatTTGCGATTTTcccgtattgtttttttttttttcacggatatttatccaggagtttctttgataattttccattggaattcattcagaatttttccagtaatGCCTTAATATATTCACAAGAGAATATCTTTcggagattttccaggaattcgatcAGGAAGTTTCTCAGTAGTCCCTCCAagaaactttccaggaattccatcaaaagttcttccgaaattcatccaagaattttttaaaattttgttagaAAATAGTAAAGGAattcccttaaaaaatccccacaaGAACATCTAGAGAGATTCATGTGCTCAGGAATGCGCTCAATAAtttccccaagagttcctcctgaatttttcccttaaaattcttcaggaattttacaagAACCTTTTCCagtagtttctgtaggaatttctccaagttttccatttggaatttcagaaggtattctCTCAAAAATATCTTAAGATTTATTCCTGGATATTTTCCAGGTATATTTCCTgatattttccaggaaattccatcAACAAACtcccaagagattcctccagaaaatttctcagaATTTCCATTACTAAATATcttcatgttgtttttttttttctttgaaagaaatccttcaggaattttccttacgaattccttaaaaatgatccccaagaatttctacaaaactaccctccagcaatttgttcagatttttttcagaaatttctccggttaTTAATcttgaaatttccacaggaataccttcagtaattccCCAGGATTACCATTAGGAATTtatacaaaaaatctttcaaaaaaattcccAGGAAGTCCGCCAgacattttcgaggaatttctccaggagtttctgcaggaattatatCAGAAATGTTTAGAAAACTTCCACAAAATTTCGCatgattttatccaagaatttcctcaggagttccacagagattcctccagtatttttttcagttttctaattgaaaatttctcaggaatttctgtagaaattttatcggaaattgctgcaaaaaatcttaacgtTATTCAAAAAGTAATTCTTAGCGGAAATTAAGGAGGGATTTCTGGATTAATCTGAATTCTGAAAATCagaggtctggtcaaagtctacgctccatttaAATTTAGAGAAATCATGTGATAGTCAAAACTGAGTCAAAGTAATGTATGACAGCGCCTAACACAAAAATCACATGCACACGATATAAAAATTCAGCTGTATAAGCTTCTGTAACAATCAATCAAGGAATCGAACAATAATCACGTTTTTCATTTCATCTCCCGTTCCCCCCGCAGGTCGGCCACCTAAAACTGTCCTTCATGGACCTCACCGAAGTCAGTGCGTTCACCTTCCGAGGTTTAATCAACGTCCGACTCCTTTCCCTTCAGGAATCGGACCTTGGTGTCATCAGTGCAAACGCCTTCGACGGACTGGACCACGTTGAAACGCTCAGCATCCTCAACAACAAGATTGATGCCATCCAAGAGCTCAACATCACGTATGCCAATCACATCAAATCGCTGCGACTGCAGGGCAATCACCTGCTGGAAACGCCCGAGCCGGGCAGTATAACGCTGGAGGGCCTGAGCCAGCTGCACGTAGTGGGTAACTATTTCCCCTGCGGGTGCCACATTCACACCCTCTTGGAGAGCCCGCTGGCAAACGGGTCCTACTCGAACGGGGAGGATTTCCTCACCAAGAACTACTGCATCTCGCCGCTGGAGTACAACGGTTGGAAGATGAGCAAGGTGGACATCTTCGCCATCGGCCGGTGTCACGAGCAAGTGACGCGGGAGAACCTGGAAGCATCGGGAGCCGCCAGCCGGCAGCACTACTGGACGATTCTACTGGGGAGGAGGCGACCGGGCGAAAGTGGTGGCTCCGGCGGTGATTCCAGCAGCTCCAGTGGGAACTGCTGCAACAGTAGCAGTAGCGGAGGGAGCAGCTGGTGCGGTTGGTACTGGTGGAATCGGATCAATTATTCAACGGCCGCAGTGCTGCACCTGTTCTACGCGCTGGCACTGTTAGCCTATTTTAAATATTTCAGACTGAAAATCAGTTGAACACAATAGAGATGGAGCGAGGGGTGGCCGAGCGAGGCCAGCTGCCGAAAGGTGGATGTGTATATTTAGTTGTCACGCGCTTAGGAGAATTAGGTCGGCCGTTTGGGGTTGGAGGGGTGTACGCTTTCACGATGGTAAGTTGGACGTAGTGTATTAAAATAGGTCACAGTGTTCCCCAGATCGTGATTATCAGAAGAAAATCTTCATAAAATGTATGCTCACGCTCAAATGCCATATAATAAGCCTATTTCTAAATTTCCCAACACCACAACATCTACAAAAGATATTGATGCGAAATTTAcgtatattttttgaaaaaataatgggggggtttccagttagcctagtggttaaggctatggatcggatcgccaatccggagacagcgggttcgattcccgttccagttggaaaaaaatacaaattcaagcaatggcaggcaaagaaagcccttcaattaataactgtggaagtgctcaaagaacactaagtcaaAGCTAGGCATGccatgtcccagtggggacgtagagccataataaagaagaagaatatagCAATTTCCCGCTGAGCAAGAATTATGCATATTGTGATGAACGCACTTTTTCTTTACTGGCATCAGCACTCAGTATCACATGAGTGTTATAGCAATGTTATGCTAAAAACTTGTTGAAGACATAATAGTTCTACTGAAATGCGCCGGATAAGGGACTAAAGCTGTGTCCACGGTATTTTTTCTGGGTATTTCGATGTACCGTAattcggggtaacattgatcagaatttacgatctttcttgaataattctcttgttaaagcaaacgatgcatgttttatatttttaaaacaagtactggccctctgagtatgtgttaagctactcgaaaacgtattgtaaaactttaaaacatgtttaaatgggctttttaatctaatttttgattttgttgatttggggtaacattgatcatgtcagtgatcaatgttcgtttgtgttgaaaataccctttcttactaaattcggggtcgctgatttcgaatatgttgtccaaattcttataaGTTATGTACTTATtgggttattttaggattaaaatcctctaaaccgcgAGTAACGCCTAAAgctaggcaatggcttaaggaatcgatagcctacttttaataaatcgcatatttcgttaaaaaagagctttttcataaaagtttcgtttatcaaTTCCAACTCTAGGATACCATATTAAAGTAAAACAGTGATTTCGAAACTcctattgtatctagtattcacgccaagcatgaatgtttgacaatgtatcccaTTGCGTtatgaaacacagttatggaaaaaccgatt includes:
- the LOC109398451 gene encoding chondroadherin, producing MNVVWRVLVFIGVLWRFHDCEQFSVKRCPVGCICVSQTQVMCNSGSLREIPLAHMPPTVEVLSLQKNIFPIIKSDAFLGLKALKKLSLDRNNISTIKPFAFRGLPRLRELSIQHTPLATVASFAFAGLQNVSQITLSHNKILRIEAYAFAGSAGIMLLNLADNPTVLVEKNAFSNLGSVDRLTLPAGIRNISQDAFNALDTVGHLKLSFMDLTEVSAFTFRGLINVRLLSLQESDLGVISANAFDGLDHVETLSILNNKIDAIQELNITYANHIKSLRLQGNHLLETPEPGSITLEGLSQLHVVGNYFPCGCHIHTLLESPLANGSYSNGEDFLTKNYCISPLEYNGWKMSKVDIFAIGRCHEQVTRENLEASGAASRQHYWTILLGRRRPGESGGSGGDSSSSSGNCCNSSSSGGSSWCGWYWWNRINYSTAAVLHLFYALALLAYFKYFRLKIS